A single Candidatus Binataceae bacterium DNA region contains:
- the pcaB gene encoding 3-carboxy-cis,cis-muconate cycloisomerase has translation MATSAVDSEIFRDIFSTPAMRHVFSDRNRIQKYLDIEVALAKVQAKLGIIPSRAAQEIARQGRAELYDFALLKRDTERIGYPVLPVVKQLVARCAEGLGEYSHWGATTQDITDTATVLQVREALGLIEEELAAIARALAGLARRYRDTPMAGRSNLQQAVPITFGFKAATLLAAIMRHRQQLAELRPRALVGEFGGAAGTLASLGHDGLRVQAALMEELGLGQPEIAWHTTRDRLAEVACALGLLTGTLGKLATDIKLLMQTEVGEVFEPFTQGRGSSSTMPQKRNPISCNYIVACTAMVRQQVAAMLEAMVEDHERATGPWEIEWIALPEIFALSAGALTHARTIVEGLQVDVARMRANLELTNGLIVSEAVMMGLAPHLGRERAHDLVYDLCRLALEQNRPLRELLGENSEISSRLSPEALAALTEPMNYLGQAGEMVDRVLAAYEARG, from the coding sequence ATGGCCACAAGCGCCGTTGATTCTGAAATCTTTCGTGACATTTTCAGTACCCCGGCCATGCGCCATGTATTTTCGGACCGAAACCGGATTCAGAAATATCTGGATATCGAGGTGGCGCTGGCCAAGGTGCAGGCCAAGCTGGGAATTATCCCATCGCGGGCGGCGCAGGAAATCGCGCGCCAGGGGCGGGCGGAGCTTTACGATTTTGCGCTGCTCAAGCGTGACACCGAACGCATCGGCTATCCCGTCCTACCGGTGGTCAAGCAACTGGTGGCGCGCTGCGCCGAGGGGCTGGGCGAATATTCCCATTGGGGCGCAACCACCCAGGACATCACCGATACCGCCACGGTGCTGCAAGTGCGTGAGGCACTGGGGCTGATCGAGGAGGAGCTGGCGGCGATCGCGCGAGCGCTGGCGGGGCTGGCGCGGCGCTATCGGGACACGCCTATGGCGGGGCGCAGCAATTTGCAGCAAGCGGTGCCGATCACCTTTGGTTTCAAGGCGGCGACCCTGCTGGCCGCCATCATGCGCCATCGCCAGCAACTCGCCGAGCTGCGGCCGCGCGCATTAGTGGGTGAATTCGGCGGCGCCGCCGGGACCCTGGCTTCGCTGGGCCACGACGGTTTGCGGGTGCAAGCGGCGCTGATGGAGGAGTTGGGATTGGGGCAGCCGGAGATTGCTTGGCACACCACCCGCGACCGGTTGGCGGAAGTCGCCTGCGCTCTGGGGCTGTTGACCGGAACCTTGGGCAAACTGGCCACCGACATCAAGCTCTTGATGCAGACCGAAGTGGGCGAAGTGTTTGAACCCTTCACCCAGGGGCGCGGATCGAGCAGCACGATGCCGCAGAAGCGCAACCCGATTTCCTGCAACTATATTGTCGCGTGCACCGCGATGGTGCGTCAGCAAGTCGCCGCGATGCTCGAAGCGATGGTGGAAGACCACGAGCGAGCGACCGGGCCGTGGGAAATCGAATGGATCGCGCTACCCGAGATTTTCGCCTTGAGCGCCGGTGCGCTGACCCATGCCCGCACCATCGTCGAAGGGCTGCAGGTCGATGTGGCGCGGATGCGGGCCAACCTAGAGCTGACCAATGGGCTGATCGTTTCGGAGGCCGTGATGATGGGCCTGGCGCCCCATCTGGGACGCGAGCGCGCCCACGACTTGGTGTATGATCTTTGCCGCCTGGCGCTGGAACAGAACCGTCCGCTGCGGGAGCTGCTTGGCGAGAATTCCGAAATCAGCAGCCGGCTTAGCCCCGAGGCGCTAGCCGCGCTGACGGAACCGATGAATTACCTAGGCCAAGCCGGCGAGATGGTCGATCGCGTGCTGGCGGCCTACGAGGCGCGCGGTTAA
- a CDS encoding MaoC/PaaZ C-terminal domain-containing protein, whose amino-acid sequence MKTVPSMYKQVGDKRYRETYGLYYEDFEVGDVFEHRPGRTITETDNIWGCLLTMNSQQLHFDAAYAAKTEWKKLLVDSTVTLSVLTGMSVHSVSAKVVANLGWDKVRNTAPVFAGDTLYAESTVVAKRESKSRPTQGIVTVHTRGLNQDGTQVMEFERTVLVYKRGHSPEEAANY is encoded by the coding sequence ATGAAAACCGTGCCTTCCATGTACAAGCAAGTCGGCGACAAGCGCTATCGCGAGACCTACGGTTTGTATTACGAAGATTTCGAGGTCGGCGATGTGTTCGAACATCGCCCCGGCCGTACCATCACCGAAACCGACAATATCTGGGGTTGTCTTCTTACGATGAACTCCCAGCAACTGCACTTCGATGCTGCATACGCGGCGAAAACCGAATGGAAGAAGCTGTTGGTGGACAGCACGGTGACGCTTTCGGTGCTAACCGGGATGAGCGTGCACAGCGTCAGCGCTAAGGTGGTGGCCAACCTGGGCTGGGACAAGGTGCGGAACACGGCGCCGGTATTCGCCGGCGACACGCTGTACGCGGAGTCCACGGTGGTGGCCAAACGCGAATCGAAAAGCCGGCCCACGCAGGGGATCGTCACCGTACATACCCGCGGCCTCAACCAGGACGGCACGCAAGTGATGGAATTCGAGCGCACGGTGTTGGTCTACAAACGTGGCCATTCACCCGAGGAAGCGGCCAACTACTGA
- a CDS encoding TolC family protein → MVGGVPCIQAGGSKGVALPYKGGYDTALNRLFRFTWYNYAVTFAFERPLSNDAAKAALAQAKTTYEQGRMNYRNEVSQIVVDVQQSLAGQTANYKAAQAAHVATATAAAALHDERETFRVGMATTHDLLQYIESLVAAEGAEVQAQVNFEISKLQVQHAQGTLLRMFNINFLANNPDIRPWYAQF, encoded by the coding sequence GTGGTGGGTGGAGTTCCTTGCATCCAGGCTGGCGGCAGCAAAGGTGTCGCCCTGCCTTATAAAGGTGGCTACGACACCGCGCTTAACCGTCTGTTCCGCTTTACCTGGTATAATTATGCGGTGACCTTCGCCTTCGAGCGCCCGCTGAGCAACGACGCTGCCAAGGCCGCGCTGGCTCAGGCCAAGACCACCTACGAGCAAGGGCGGATGAACTACCGCAACGAAGTTTCGCAAATAGTCGTCGACGTGCAGCAGTCGCTGGCGGGACAAACCGCCAATTACAAGGCGGCGCAAGCCGCCCACGTCGCCACCGCGACCGCGGCCGCCGCCCTTCACGACGAGCGCGAAACCTTCCGGGTCGGGATGGCCACCACCCACGACCTGCTGCAATACATTGAAAGCCTGGTCGCGGCCGAAGGCGCCGAAGTGCAAGCTCAGGTCAATTTCGAGATCTCCAAGCTCCAGGTACAACACGCTCAAGGCACTTTATTGCGCATGTTCAATATCAATTTCTTAGCCAATAATCCTGACATCAGACCCTGGTACGCGCAGTTCTAG